The genomic interval ACCGACCGGATGGTCCGGTCCGGGTTGGTCACCGCCTGACGCTTGGCGACCTCACCGACGAGCACCTCGCCGTTGCGGGCGAACGCGACGATAGAAGGAGTCGTCCGCGAGCCCTCGGCGTTCGCGATGACGGTGGGCTCACCGCCTTCGAGAACGCTGACGCAGGAATTCGTCGTGCCGAGGTCGATGCCGACCGCACGTGCCATCTTCGCTTCCTCGCTTCGTTACAAGGCAGGTGACGGGCACCGCCCGCACTGCACCCACCGCAAGTTGAGTGGACCGGACTCAATAGTGCCACGATCCGCCGTACGTGCAAAGTCGGACTTGAGTCACATCGACGCAACCCACCCCAGGGCCCTCACCACTGCGAATCCCTCCACCCGTCGGCGCATCGACAGTGGTCGTGGGGATCCGGACACCCGGCGAGGAAAGCGACGGCCGGCGCCGCGCTGATCCGCGAGCAACCGTGCCTGTTGTCTGTGTTGCAGGGATCGGGCAGTCTTTACCCCGTGACGACCCACGGCGAACCGGCCACCGGCCTCGGCACGCCCCTGGTCGGCCCGGAAACCCCCATCGCCGACGCGGATCGCGAGCCGGCGGAAAGCACCCCACGGCACCCGCCGGCCGACGACCCGGCCGCTGCGACCGAGGAGCTGCCGACCGCCCCCGTGCCGCCCGGGACCGCCCCCGCAGCGGACTCCCCGGCCGGGGACGGGTCCGACCTGCGCTGGGCGCTCACCCGGCTGCGGGCCGCGATCGACGTCACCGCCTATCCGCTGACACTGCCCGGGGCGGACGAGGCCCGACAGCTCGGCTCGACGCTGCGCGCCCAGCTCGCCGACTACCTGCTGCCGCGACTCGCCCGGCTCGACGCGCCGCTGCTGGTGGTCGTCGGCGGCTCGACCGGCGCCGGCAAGTCGACCCTGGTCAACAGCCTGGTCCAGGCCCGGGTCAGCAGCGTCGGGGTGCTCCGGCCGACCACCCGCTCCCCGGTGCTCGTCTGCAGCCCGCTCGACTCGGCGTGGTTCCGCCAGGGCGACCTGCTGCCCGGACTGACCCGGACCACCACCCCCGGGGACCAACCGGACACCCTGCACCTGGTCACCGCGCCGGCCCTCCCCGCCGGGCTGGCCTTCCTGGACGCCCCCGACATCGATTCGGTGGTGGACGCCAACCGGGTGCTCGCGGCCCAACTGCTCGCCGCCGCCGACCTCTGGCTCTTCGTCACCACCGCCGCCCGGTACGCCGACGCGGTGCCCTGGGAACTGCTGCACACCGCGCGGCTGCGCGGCACCGCGATCGCGCTGGTCCTCGACCGGGTACCACCGGCCGCCACCGACGAGGTGGCCGCGCACCTGGCCGAGATGCTCGCCGAACACCAGCTCGGCGCCGCATCCCTCTTCGTACTCCCCGAGACCGTCGTCGACGGGCAGGGGCTGCTACCCGGACGGCTGACCGAGCCGCTGCGCTCCTGGTTCGGCCGGCTCGCCGCCGACTCGGAGGCCCGGGCCGCGGTGATCCGGCAGACCCTGCACGGCGCCGTCGCCGCACTGGTCCCGGCCGTCGAGAGCCTGGCCACCGCCGCCGACCAGCAGGCGAACGCCGCACAGGCGCTGGACGAACGGGTCCGCAGCGGCTATCGGGGCGCCCGCCGCTCGGTCGAGGAGGCGCTGCGGGACGGCCGGCTGCTCCGGGGCGAGGTGCTGGCCCGCTGGCAGGAGTTCGTCGGTACCGGTGAACTCTTCCGCACCCTGGAGGCCCGGGTCGGCCAGCTCCGCGACCGGGTCGTCGCCGCGCTGACCGGCCGACCCGCCCCGAACGCCCAGCTCCGCAGCGCGATCGAGTCGCAGCTCGTCACCCTGCTGCGCGAGGCGGCCGCCACGGCCGCCGAGCAGACCGCCGCGGCCTGGCAGACCCACCCGGCCGGCGCGGCACTGCTCACCCCCGAGCTGTCCCGGCCCGCCGAGGACCTGCCCGAACGCGCCGAGCGGCTGGTCCGGGACTGGCAGCGCGGCGTACTGGAACTCGTCCGCGCCCAGGGCGGCGACAAGCGGTTCGTGGCCCGCAGCGCGGCGTACGCGGTGAACGCCACCGGCCTGGCGGTGATGATCGCGGTCTTCGCCTCCACCGCGTTCATCCCGACCGGCCTGGAGGTGGCGGCGGCCGGCGGCACCACCGTCGCCGCGCAGAAGGTACTCGAAGCGATCTTCGGCGACCAGGCGATCCGTACCCTGGCCACCCGGGCCCGGGCCGACCTGCTCGGTATGGTCGACCGACTCTTCGACGAGGAGGCGGCCCGCTACCTGGCCCGCACCGCGGCGGCCGGTGTCGACGCCGCACACGGCGACCAGCTCCGCGAGGCGGCCCGGCTGGTCGACGCCGCGCGGGGCGACGCGGGCGAGACGGCCGGAGCGGAGGCGACCCGATGACCGACATCCTGGGCAGGGTCCGGGACGCGATCCGCCCCGACCAGCGGGCCGACCCGGACCGGCTGGTCGAACGCCTGCACGCGGTCAACCGGTTCCTCGGCGCCGTCGACGGCCACCTGCCCGACGAACGGCTGGTCGCGGCGCACACCCTGATCGAGCGGGCCGGCACCCGGCTGGCGCTCTCGCTGAACCACACCGTGGTGGCGCTGGCCGGTGCCACCGGCAGCGGCAAGTCCAGCCTCTTCAACTCGCTGGCCCGGTTCGAGATGTCACCGGTCGGGGTGCGCCGGCCGACCACCGGGGTCACCCACGCCTGCGTCTGGGGGCCGCTGGACGACGCGACCCGGCTGCTCGACTGGGTCGGCGTACTGCCCCGGCACCGGTTCGTCCGGGAGAGCGCGCTGGACGGCGCCGACGAGGCGGCCCTGCACGGCCTGGTCCTGCTCGACCTGCCCGACTTCGACTCGGTCGAGTGGTCGCACCGCTCCGAGGTGGACCGGCTGCTCGGCCTGGTCGACCTCGTCGTCTGGGTGGTCGACCCGCAGAAGTACGCCGACAAGGTACTGCACCGCAGCTACCTGCGCGAGTTCCACCGGCACCGGGACGTCACCGTGGTGGTGCTCAACCAGGCCGACCGGCTGGGCCCGGACGAACTGCCCCGGGTGCTGGCCGACCTGCGCCGACTGGTCGACGCCGACCAGCTCGACGGGGTGCCGGTGCTCGCCACCTCGGCGCTGACCGACGCCGGTACGGCACCGCTGCGGGCCGCCCTGGAGCAGGCTGTCGCACAGCGGCAGGCCGCGCTGCGCCGGCTCTCCGGCGACGTCGACACGGTCGTCGACGGGCTCGGCGATCTGGTCGACTCCGGACGGGCCGACGACGACGTCGACCGGCCGACGATCCGGCGGCTGATCGACGCGCTGGCCGGCGCGGCGGGCGTACCAGCGGTGGCGGAGGCGACCGAGCAGGCGTACCGGCACCGGGCGGTGGCGGCGACCGGCTGGCCGCTGGCCCGGGGCCTGCGCCGGCTCCGCCCCGACCCGCTCCGCCGGCTGCACCTGGCCGAGGCACCCGCCGAGCCGGAACGGGTACCCGAGCCGGGTGGACTGCTCGGCCTCGACCGCCCGCCGGTGGCCGCGACCTCGGTACCCGAGCCGACCGCAGCGCAGCGTTCCGCGGTCGGGCTGGCCGTCCGGGCGGTCGCCGACCGGGCTGCCGCGACCCTGCCCGGTCCCTGGTCGGCGGCGGTGACCGCGGCGTCCCGGTCCCGGCTGGCCGACCTGCCCGACGCGCTCGACCGGGCCGTCGCCACCACCGACCTCGGGATGGACCGCCGGCCGGTCTGGTGGCGGCTGGTCAACGCCGTGCAGTGGCTGGTGACCGTCGCCGCCGCCATCGGCCTGGGTTGGCTGCTCTTCGGCTACGCGGTACGCGCCCTCGGGCTGCCGGAACTGGACTACCCGATGGTCGGGGCGGTGCCGCTGCCCACCGTCGCGCTGCTCGGCGGCCTGCTCTGCGGTGCACTGCTCTCCCTGCTGGTCAAGCCGGTGATCAGGTGGGCGGCCCGGCGGGCCCGGTGGCGGGCCGAGGGGCGGATGCACGACGCGGTGGCCGAGGCCGCCCGGGGGTACGTGGTGACCCCGGTCCGCGAGGTGCTGCGCGCGTACGCCGAGGCGCGGTCCGCGCTGGCCGTCGCGTCGGCACGTCGCCGATGACCGACGGCACCTCGACGAACGACAGCGCTCCGACGAACGAGAGCGCCCCGACGAACGACGGCGCGTCGGCGACCCTCGGCAGGTGGCGGCCGGTCCTGGTCCGGGGCGGGCTGGCGCTGCTCGGCATACTCCACGTCTCCTGGGGAGTGCCGGCCGTACTGGCCCCGCGCTGGTTCTTCGACAACTTCCCCGGTTTCGGGCTGGCCTGGACGGCCGGCTACCCGCCGTACAACTCGCACCTGATGACCGACGTGGGGGCGGCGTTCCTGACCCTCGGCGTGATGCTGCTGGCCGCCGCCCGGTTCGACGACCGGCGGGTCACCGCCGTGGTGCTGACCGGTCTGCTGATCTTCAGTACCGTGCACCTGGTCTTCCACCTGGGGCACGTCGGGACGCTGAGCAGTGCCGATCTGCTCGCCAGCCGGGGGACGCTGCTGCTCGGCGTGCTCGGTCCCGGCGCGCTGCTGATGCTGGACCGCCACCGACGGGCGTAGGGTCGATCCATGGCCTCGCCTCGGACCCCCTTTGAAGCCGTGCTGCATGCCGCCCGCGACGTGACCAAGCTCGACTGCGCGCTCGACGCCGAAATGCTCGGCACCGCCCTGCTGGGCAGCGTCTACGCGATCGCGGAGGAAGACCGCAACAACGCCGTCCGGGACTTCGTCGGCGACTTCCTCTCCGCGACCTCCCGTCGGCGTACCGCCGCCGCGACCACGATCCGGACCGTCTTCGCGGCCCTGGTGCCGGACGCCGCCGGTGCCGCCTCGGTCAAGCCGGGAACGCAGGCCCCGTCCTGGTCCGGCCAGCTCGGCAAGGTACGCCTGACCGGCAGCTACGCCTACGGCGACGTGTACGGCGACCAGACCTCCTACCTCGCCACCTTCGCCTACGACGACACCGCGTCGGGCGGCCCGGAGCACGCCGTGGTGGCCCTGGTCGACCACAACATCGGGATCACCAAGGACGTCTTCGTCGGCGGCCCCGCCGAGAGGATCCTCGGACAGGTCCGGGAGATGTGTGCCGGCGACGCGCTGACCTGGTTCCGCGAGGAGGATCCGGCCCGGCTGCGCGACGAGGTGGCCCGGCACCTGGACATCACCGACGAGCTGGGCGACCTGCCCGACGAGGGTTCGCTGGCCACCGACCGGACGCTGGTCGGTGCCCGGCTGGCGTTGCTGCCCCGGGCGGCGTCGACCGCTGCCCTCCCCGACGAGCCGGAGCCGCTCTCCTCGGCGGAGCGGGACCGGCTGGTCCGGGCCTTCCTCGCCTCGCCCGAGGCGGCCCGGTTCGGGCTGCCCGAGGTGCCCGAGGCCGACCTCGCCTCACTGCACTTCTGCCTCAGCCTGGTCCTCGACCACTCGGCGAGCTTCTCCGACCCGGATCCGCTGCGGTGGAGCCCGGCGGTGGCCGGTCTCTTCCTGCTCGACTGGGTGCACCGGCGGGCGGTACTCGACATGGACGACGCGGCGATGCTGCCCCGGGTGGTCCGGAGCTGGGCCGCGTACGCCGCCCGGCTGCGCGGACTGCCGGCCGAGGCGGCGGCCCAGACCGACACCTCGGTCGAGGAGATGGTGCCGGAGTTCGTCCGGCTCTACACCACCGGGGAGCGGCGCAGCCCGGCGACGGCGGCGGTGGCCCAGCTCATCGCCGACGGCGTCGACCCGAACGACCCGGCGGCGCTGGACGCCTGGATCGAGGCGAACCGGCAGCGCCTGGACGACGACCCGGTGTAGCGAGTCGCCGCCGAGTCCTCCCCGCCCGCTCAGTCCTCCCCGCCGGGTCGGCGCAACAGCTTCGCCCGGCGGGCGGTCAGCGCGGGCAGGTCCACCCGGAGCGGCCACGGGTGCCCGGTCGCGAACGGCTCGGTGGTGTAGTGGGTGACGTAGCGGTATTTCCGGCTGCCGGGGTCGAGCACCAGTTCGGCGAGGGAGATGGTCGGCTTCTCCTCCTCCGGCACCACGATCCAGTACGCCGGGACCCCGGCCCGGGCGTAGAGGGCCCGCTTGGTCTCGGTGTCCCGCAGCGCCGAGGTCGGCGACACCACCTCGACGACCAGCAGCGCGTCGGTGATCGGAAACGGGGTACGCCGCAGGTGCTCCGCCCGGGTCACCACCACGTCCGGCCGGGGCTCGTTGTGCTCGTCGACAGTGGTCGACTGGTCGGTGCCGACCACGTAGTCGTCCGATGGGTTGGAATCCCACAGGACGTTTGCGATCCACCGGGCGACGGTGTTGTGGTCGATGGTGGCCGAGGGGGACACGATGAGGCGCCCGTCGATCAGCTCGTAGCGCCGGCCGTCATCGGGCAGGGCGTGCAGGTCTGCCGTGGTGTAGCCGTGCGGGCCGGGCCGGTCGAGGGCGATCGGGGCGGCACTCATCGGAGAACCTCCGGGATCGGTCGGGGAAGCCACGAGGTCAAGGCTACGGGTGGGGCGGTCACGGGCGCCACGCTGACGGAGAGCACCGACGTTTTCACGTAACGGCGACGGGGCGGCGCGAGTGCGCCGCCCCGTCGTCCGCGTACCGGTCAGATCAGCTCGCGACCTCGTGGTCGTCGTGCAGGCCGCCACCGCCACCGGCCGGCGCGGTGGTGCCGCTGGCCGGGCCGGTCGGCGGGGTGCCGAGGCTGCGGGTGTCGTAGGCGTACGTGATGAGTGCGTGCGCGATCGCGTCGGACATCTCGTCGATCGCCTTCAGGCTGATGTTGTCGATGTCGTCGCAGGCCTGGTGGTAGCACGGGTCGTATGCGGCACCGGCGGTACCGCCGTAGACCCGGGCCTCCTCGGCCGTCTTGACCAGTTCGGCCCCGGTGAAGAGGCCGCCGGACGGGATGTCCACCCCGGCCGCGATGAACGGTCCGTAGTCACTGCGTCCGGAGAACGGCGTCTCGGCCGAGGCCAGTCGCTGCGACCGGAAGTAGTCGTGGAAGAGCTTCTCGATCGCTCCGGAGCCGGGCGGTCCGGCCGCCGACCCGGTGCCGGGCGGGAAGGCCGAGTTGTCGCCGTCGTAGACGAACCGGACGTAGTTCGGCGAGCCGACCATGTCGAAGTTCAGGTAGAGCGCGATCCGGTCCCGCTCCGCCTGCGGCAGGTTGGCGATGTAGTACGTCGAGCCGACCAGGTTGGCCTCCTCGGCGCCCCAGAGCGCGAACCGGACCTTGTTCTTCGTCGGGAACCAGCGCATCTGCTCGGCGATCTCCAGCAGCGCGGCACTGCCGCTGCCGTTGTCGTTGATGCCCGGACCCTCCGGTACGGAGTCGAGGTGGGCGCCGGCCATCACCACGTTGCCCGGGTCGCCCCAGCGCGACTCGGCGAAGATGTTCTCGGTGGTGGCCTGTCCCCGGAAGGTGTCGGTGAAGACCCGCAGGGTGAGCCCGCCCGCGACCTGGCCGACCAGTTCCTGGCCGAGTGCCTGCGAGACGCCGAGGGCGGCGAAGTCCAGGGTGTACCCGTTGCCGAGGGTCCCGGAGAGGTCACCCGGGATGTTGTTGTAGATGACCACCGCCGCAGCGCCGGCCGCCGCCGCCGTACTGGCCTTCTGTCCGAACGGGCAGGTGCCCCGGCTGATCACGACGATGGTGCCGACGTTCGCCGGGCCGAAGTCGCCGGGGTTGCAGCCCTGGGAGTCGCCGGTCGGCACGCTGGCCGGGGCGGTCACGTCGGCGCTGCCCGAGTAGCTCATGATCCTGTGTGGCAGGTCGCCGGCCGGCGCCGAGACCCGTTCCAGTTCGGACGGAGTGTCGATCAGGAAGGTCTGGAAGTCGAACGCCTGCCGGGTGACCCGGTATCCGGCGTTCCGGAACACCTTCTCCGCGTAGTCGACCGACCTGTCGTATCCGGGTGCACCCGAGGCGCGGTTGCCGTTGTTCCGGTCCGCGATCTTTTGTAGTTCCTTGAGATGCTTCTGTACGCCCTTGGCGGTGACCGCCTTGCGCAGCACCCAGGAGCCGAGGCTCCCCAGGCCGGAGCTGGCCTGTGCCGGCGCTGGTGCCGCCGCCACCGCGAGTGCTGTCACGAGCGTGGTGGCCAGTAGGCCACGGCTCCACCGTTTGCTGGTGCGACCCACGCTGCCTCCCTGTCGGGTCACCGGGGTTACCGGTCTTATCGAGGGAGGTCAGCATAGCCAGACGTCACTGACCGGTGAATAGTCCACACGAGTGTGCTTACCGGCCGGTAGGCGGCACGGGTGCGCATGATCGGCCATCGATGGCCGGCAGGCCGCGACCTGGGAGAGCAGGCCGGGCCCGCCGGCACCACCGGTGACCGGGCTGGCCCCCCGCCAGCCGATCGGGGCGACGGCGCCGGCCCGGAGGCCGGCGCCGCCGAAGGCCGTCGTTGCCGGTCGACGACCTCGTCCCGGTAGTTCGGTCCGGCCGGTGAGGCGGGACCGAATCCTTTTTCGTCCTACTGACGATAACCACTGTGGTAGCTTCTCGTCAAGGTGGTGATAATTCAGATGGCCGAGTACCCGCCGTTCGCCGTGACCGTCGACCTGGTGGTCCTCACCGTGCGGGCGGACGAGCTCTGCATCCTGCTGGTACGCCGGGGCATACCGCCGTACCAGGACCGCTGGGCGCTGCCCGGCGGGTTCGTCGGGTTCGACGAGGACCTGCCGGACGCCGCCGCCCGGGAACTGACCGAGGAGACCGGGATCCCCGAGCCGATCGGCCACCTCGAACAGCTCGGCACGTACGGGTCGCCGAAACGGGACCCCCGGGGCCGGGTGGTCACGGTGGCGTACCTGGCGCTGCTGCCGGACCTGCCGACGCCGGTGGCCGGTACGGACGCGGCGGCTGCGGACTGGCTCCCGGTGTCCCGGGTCGCCGACGCCCGACTCGCCTTCGACCACGACGTCATCCTGGCCGACGGGCTCGAACGGGCCCGGGCCAAACTCGAGTACACCCCGCTGGCCACCGCGTTCTGCCCACCGGAGTTCACCATCGCCCGGCTACGTACGGTCTACGAGACCGTCTGGAACAGCCGGTTGGACCCGCGCAACTTCCACCGCAAGGTCACCAGTACCCCCGGTTTCGTCGAGCCGGCCGGCCGGGTCACCGAGGGCGACCGGGGACGGCCGGCCCAGCTCTTCCGGCGCGGCCCGGCCGAACTGCTGCACCCGCCGATGCTCCGCCCGCCGGTCACCGGGCACTGAGCGGCACACCGGGCACTGCCGGGACCGGGCTCAGGAGGCCGTCCCGGCGGGCGGGCTGCCGGGTACCGGCACGGGGGTCGGCGCCGGGGTCGGCGCGGCGGTGGCCGGCGGCAGGGTCGGTACCGGGGCGGAGGGCGGCCCGGCCGAGGCCGTCGGGCCGGGCGTGGCCGCGGGCTCGGTCGGCGTCGGCGAGCCGCCGGGCTCGGTCGGTGCCGGTGCGGCGGTGCCGGACGGCGGCGCGGGCGACGAGCTCGGTGCGGACGGCGACCCGGTCGGTGCGTCCGGCGACGGCGAGGGTGACGTCTCCGGCGGCGGGGTGGGCGCGGGCGACTGGGTCGGCGGCCCGGCGGTCGGTGGCACCGGTACCCCCGGCTCGTTCGCGCCCGGCGGGTCGACCGGCGGCGGCAACCGCCCGGGTTCGGTTCCGGACGGGCCGGGCCGGTCGGGCACGGCGCCGGGCGGGACGAGGAGCGGCAGCCAGCCGGTCCGTTCGGACCTGGCGCCGGTACCGGCCGGTCCGGGCTCCACCACCGGCGGCACGCCCGGTTGCCGGGGCACCACCTCCGGCGGCGCGCCGACCGGGGGCGGGACGAACGGGGTGGCGTCGGCCGGGCGCATCCCGTCGGAGACCGTCGCCGAGCCGCTGCCGATCGCCGCCATGATCGGCAGCGAGGAGGTTCCGGCCAGCAGCGCGACGGTGAACAGGTACCGGCGGGCCGGGCCGGCGAGCCCCTCCGCCCGGTGCACTCCGGTCACCCTCCGATATCCGACGTGCGCGCCACCGGACCGGCGGTGCCGGGCCAGCAGCATGGGAGCCGGTGGCTCGTAACCGTGGTTGGGCACGGAAAACTCCTCGTCGTCGGCGGCGCGGGCCAGGCGGCGGCCGGGTGGGACGGGTCGCGGCGACCGTGACGCCGCCGCTACCTACAGTGGCGGAGTAACCCTCTGTTGGCCAGCGTCACACAGCGTGTCAGCGGTTGAGTTTCGATCGACTCGACCTGCGTACCCGATCAAATCGGTTGATGTGGTGCGAAGCCGGCGGCGACCCGGATCCGACGGAGGCCGACCTGTAGCGATACCGACCTGCTCTGCGAATATGGAGCCGACGGCAACGCGGCCGCGACCTTCGCGCACCCCGCGGCAGGCAGGACGTGGTGCCGGCGCTCGGTGGACCAGGCTCGGCCAGAATCTGGTCCACGCCGCGCGGCTACCCCTACCGGGGAAAGGCGCGGCAGCCACCCCCGGTCCGGCACCAGCCGGACGGGCGCACGAGCTGCGCGGTCGGGACACCCCCGGTGCCGACGCACGAACGACAGGGAGATAGGGATGGCGAAGGGCGATCCCGCGGGCACGGCCCGCGGCAGGCGAGCCACACCCCGGTCCGCACGGTCTGGTGGGAAATCCCCAGGCACTGACCTGGTGCAACTACTCACGCCCGAGGGCGACCGGATCGACAAGGTGACCTGGTCGGACGGCACGGAATACAGCGTCGACTTCACCGACGAGGAATACCGCGGCCTCTACCGGGACCTGGTGC from Plantactinospora sp. BC1 carries:
- a CDS encoding ABC transporter gives rise to the protein MTTHGEPATGLGTPLVGPETPIADADREPAESTPRHPPADDPAAATEELPTAPVPPGTAPAADSPAGDGSDLRWALTRLRAAIDVTAYPLTLPGADEARQLGSTLRAQLADYLLPRLARLDAPLLVVVGGSTGAGKSTLVNSLVQARVSSVGVLRPTTRSPVLVCSPLDSAWFRQGDLLPGLTRTTTPGDQPDTLHLVTAPALPAGLAFLDAPDIDSVVDANRVLAAQLLAAADLWLFVTTAARYADAVPWELLHTARLRGTAIALVLDRVPPAATDEVAAHLAEMLAEHQLGAASLFVLPETVVDGQGLLPGRLTEPLRSWFGRLAADSEARAAVIRQTLHGAVAALVPAVESLATAADQQANAAQALDERVRSGYRGARRSVEEALRDGRLLRGEVLARWQEFVGTGELFRTLEARVGQLRDRVVAALTGRPAPNAQLRSAIESQLVTLLREAAATAAEQTAAAWQTHPAGAALLTPELSRPAEDLPERAERLVRDWQRGVLELVRAQGGDKRFVARSAAYAVNATGLAVMIAVFASTAFIPTGLEVAAAGGTTVAAQKVLEAIFGDQAIRTLATRARADLLGMVDRLFDEEAARYLARTAAAGVDAAHGDQLREAARLVDAARGDAGETAGAEATR
- a CDS encoding GTPase is translated as MTDILGRVRDAIRPDQRADPDRLVERLHAVNRFLGAVDGHLPDERLVAAHTLIERAGTRLALSLNHTVVALAGATGSGKSSLFNSLARFEMSPVGVRRPTTGVTHACVWGPLDDATRLLDWVGVLPRHRFVRESALDGADEAALHGLVLLDLPDFDSVEWSHRSEVDRLLGLVDLVVWVVDPQKYADKVLHRSYLREFHRHRDVTVVVLNQADRLGPDELPRVLADLRRLVDADQLDGVPVLATSALTDAGTAPLRAALEQAVAQRQAALRRLSGDVDTVVDGLGDLVDSGRADDDVDRPTIRRLIDALAGAAGVPAVAEATEQAYRHRAVAATGWPLARGLRRLRPDPLRRLHLAEAPAEPERVPEPGGLLGLDRPPVAATSVPEPTAAQRSAVGLAVRAVADRAAATLPGPWSAAVTAASRSRLADLPDALDRAVATTDLGMDRRPVWWRLVNAVQWLVTVAAAIGLGWLLFGYAVRALGLPELDYPMVGAVPLPTVALLGGLLCGALLSLLVKPVIRWAARRARWRAEGRMHDAVAEAARGYVVTPVREVLRAYAEARSALAVASARRR
- a CDS encoding Uma2 family endonuclease; amino-acid sequence: MSAAPIALDRPGPHGYTTADLHALPDDGRRYELIDGRLIVSPSATIDHNTVARWIANVLWDSNPSDDYVVGTDQSTTVDEHNEPRPDVVVTRAEHLRRTPFPITDALLVVEVVSPTSALRDTETKRALYARAGVPAYWIVVPEEEKPTISLAELVLDPGSRKYRYVTHYTTEPFATGHPWPLRVDLPALTARRAKLLRRPGGED
- a CDS encoding M28 family metallopeptidase, whose product is MGRTSKRWSRGLLATTLVTALAVAAAPAPAQASSGLGSLGSWVLRKAVTAKGVQKHLKELQKIADRNNGNRASGAPGYDRSVDYAEKVFRNAGYRVTRQAFDFQTFLIDTPSELERVSAPAGDLPHRIMSYSGSADVTAPASVPTGDSQGCNPGDFGPANVGTIVVISRGTCPFGQKASTAAAAGAAAVVIYNNIPGDLSGTLGNGYTLDFAALGVSQALGQELVGQVAGGLTLRVFTDTFRGQATTENIFAESRWGDPGNVVMAGAHLDSVPEGPGINDNGSGSAALLEIAEQMRWFPTKNKVRFALWGAEEANLVGSTYYIANLPQAERDRIALYLNFDMVGSPNYVRFVYDGDNSAFPPGTGSAAGPPGSGAIEKLFHDYFRSQRLASAETPFSGRSDYGPFIAAGVDIPSGGLFTGAELVKTAEEARVYGGTAGAAYDPCYHQACDDIDNISLKAIDEMSDAIAHALITYAYDTRSLGTPPTGPASGTTAPAGGGGGLHDDHEVAS
- a CDS encoding NUDIX domain-containing protein; this translates as MAEYPPFAVTVDLVVLTVRADELCILLVRRGIPPYQDRWALPGGFVGFDEDLPDAAARELTEETGIPEPIGHLEQLGTYGSPKRDPRGRVVTVAYLALLPDLPTPVAGTDAAAADWLPVSRVADARLAFDHDVILADGLERARAKLEYTPLATAFCPPEFTIARLRTVYETVWNSRLDPRNFHRKVTSTPGFVEPAGRVTEGDRGRPAQLFRRGPAELLHPPMLRPPVTGH